The Podospora pseudopauciseta strain CBS 411.78 chromosome 2 map unlocalized CBS411.78m_2, whole genome shotgun sequence genome has a window encoding:
- the SPT6 gene encoding Transcription elongation factor spt6 (COG:K; EggNog:ENOG503NUPH; BUSCO:EOG09260492), with the protein MSNDLRNLIDGEAELDDEDDDASFDEEAGEGRRDKPLIDDSSEEEDDDDDEEEARRIREGFIVDEDEEEEEDEDVEERRNRKRRRRAEREEEQLDEEDLDLIGEANPDWGRKAQPQQNKFKRLKRGHRDEDRGSERRGLAEIFSDDDEEMADDRAYGRQSHRQADEFDDFIEEDYPEDDEERIQRQEDMEVARPRDKGLTVDTTGLDKEALDDMEAIFGNGEDYDWALQMEEEEEEREREEQQIELKDVFEPSQLKEKLLTDEDNEIRVNDDPERFQLDRKPFQHQQTSAEGFKEEARWITNLILPHKRLSSDLHGPLTKAVCQVLEFFVIDAYEVPFVFQQRRDYLIHAKKSRNLDRDDPDAPAFNIDAEKLLNQDDLWRILELDIKFRSLVEKRTVLEKSYNSLKEKLNIQDDIIESMTRAAETTEELQDLQDYFNFRYSAEIKQAAAMAAQEEGHQTEHLKRPGTKTALFERIRKSKAYEFVQALGISPDQLARNALQDGRRVSSDDNPQDPISLADSLVDNFFYTAEQVTNAARQMYAEELFVSPRMRKFFRKNYYGTGIVNCRRTEKGLRKIDESHPYYEIKYLVNYSIMDFVDRPEVFLKMMKAEEEGLVEIRVELSNERSFRKNLYQDFVSDNFSSLADAWNGEREKVLDMAINRLHKVIEKGVKESIRTACQERLLQACREEYSKRLDQAPIKPKGMVLGTVPRVLVLTNGMGDPGRDPIYWACMDEHGKVNEYGTFNNLARDENQREEFASLCVRKEFDMVGICGFSADTQRLIKDVEGLISDKGLMGPPYPDPKTDESRVDLLDVVVVNDEVARMYKDSPRGVTDHPTLNPLTRYCIALARYMQNPLKEYAALGKDVISLSIHPYQQYLPQDKLLKQLETAMVDMVNLIGVEINEAMKDPYTANLLPYIAGLGPRKAQLLIKGINANGGVVNARDELVGDFSRHKIPVLGPRVWNNAASFLYIEYDSTHPDSDPLDNTRIHPEDYDLARKVAADALGLDEEDVKAETDLNGPAAIVRKLFNDDVQEKVNELILEEYAEQLEREYSQRKRATLEAIRAELQVPFEELRKNFVTLTGDQIFTMFTGETRESLCEGMIVPVNVRVVKDDFAIVKLDCGIEGRIEAHETSHRHSVKDVLSVGQTVQAKLIDVNRKDMTCKLTMREEEMRRPYRKNYDHGRDQWDYRLEDADREELREKDRVTGRTQRVIKHPLFKPFNSTQAEEYLGGQPPGEVVIRPSSKGNDHLTITWKVADGVHQHIDVLELQKDNEFSVGKVLKVGSKYTYTDLDELIVDHVKAMAKKVDELMQHEKFQKGSRADLEKWLTTYIDANPTRSTYAFCIDKKHPGYFHLCFKASKNSKVNGWVVRVVPHAYELMKNAYPDMRALTNGFKLRYQSEMLKMQQGGGGGGGQRR; encoded by the exons ATGAGCAACGACTTGCGCAACTTGATCGATGGCGAGGCTGAgctcgatgacgaggatgatgatgcctcctttgatgaggaggccgGCGAGGGCCGTAGGGACAAGCCCTTAATCGATGATTccagcgaggaagaagatgatgacgatgatgaggaagaagctaGAAGA ATTCGAGAAGGTTTCATTgtcgatgaggacgaggaggaagaggaggacgaagatgTCGAAGAACGACGCAACAGAAAGAGGCGTCGGAGAGctgaaagagaagaagagcaactcgatgaagaagatcTCGATCTCATCGGTGAAGCAAACCCAGACTGGGGACGCAAGGCACAGCCCCAG CAAAACAAGTTCAAGCGGCTGAAGCGCGGCCATCGCGATGAGGATCGTGGCTCCGAACGCCGCGGCCTGGCCGAGATCTTTTccgacgatgacgaagaaATGGCCGACGATCGAGCCTATGGCCGCCAGAGCCACCGCCAAGCCGACGAGTTTGATGACTTCATCGAGGAAGACTACcccgaagatgatgaggagcgCATCCAACGCCAGGAGGATATGGAAGTTGCCCGGCCGAGAGATAAGGGTCTCACCGTCGATACGACTGGTCTGGATAAGGAGGCGCTTGACGACATGGAAGCTATTTTCGGAAATGGCGAAGACTACGACTGGGCTCTGCagatggaggaagaagaggaggagcgcgAACGTGAAGAGCAGCAGATCGAGCTCAAGGATGTTTTTGAGCCGTCGCAactcaaggagaagctccTTACCGACGAGGACAACGAGATTCGCGTCAACGACGACCCAGAGCGTTTCCAACTGGATCGCAAGCCTTTCCAACATCAGCAAACTTCGGCCGAAGGgttcaaggaggaggccagaTGGATTACCAACCTCATCTTGCCACACAAGCGCCTTTCAAGTGATCTTCACGGACCGTTGACCAAGGCTGTGTGCCAGGTACTCGAGTTCTTCGTCATCGACGCCTATGAAGTGCCCTTTGTTTTTCAGCAACGCCGAGACTACCTCATTCATGCCAAGAAGTCACGAAACTTGGATCGTGATGATCCGGATGCTCCCGCATTCAACATTGATGCCGAAAAGTTGCTTAACCAGGATGATCTCTGGCGTATTCTTGAGTTGGATATCAAGTTCCGGTCCCTGGTTGAGAAGAGAACAGTGCTCGAGAAATCATACAACAGCTTGAAAGAGAAGCTCAACATCCAGGACGACATCATCGAAAGCATGACTCGTGCGGCCGAAACGACAGAAGAGTTGCAGGATCTACAGGATTACTTCAACTTCCGGTACTCTGCCGAAATCAAGCAGGCTGCTGCCATGGCCGCTCAGGAGGAGGGTCACCAGACCGAACACCTCAAGCGTCCGGGCACCAAGACAGCCCTCTTTGAGCGCATCAGGAAGTCCAAGGCCTACGAGTTCGTGCAGGCACTCGGCATCTCGCCTGATCAACTTGCCAGAAACGCGCTACAAGACGGAAGGAGGGTTTCATCTGATGACAATCCCCAGGACCCCATCTCGCTCGCGGATAGTTTAGTGGACAACTTTTTCTACACGGCCGAACAGGTCACCAACGCGGCCCGCCAGATGTACGCAGAAGAGCTCTTCGTCAGCCCCCGGATGCGCAAATTCTTCCGTAAAAACTACTATGGCACTGGCATTGTGAACTGCCGTCGCACAGAAAAAGGTCTCAGGAAGATTGACGAGTCTCATCCATATTACGAGATCAAGTATCTTGTCAACTACAGCATCATGGATTTCGTGGATCGGCCCGAGGTGTtcttgaagatgatgaaggcagaagaagaaggcctgGTGGAAATTCGCGTCGAGCTCAGCAACGAGCGTAGCTTTAGGAAGAATCTTTACCAAGATTTCGTATCCGACAACTTCAGCTCGCTGGCTGATGCGTGGAAtggggagagagaaaaagttCTCGACATGGCCATTAACCGTCTCCACAAGGTGATTGAGAAGGGTGTCAAGGAATCCATACGGACTGCGTGCCAGGAACGGCTTCTCCAAGCCTGCCGTGAGGAGTATTCTAAGCGTCTCGATCAAGCCCCGATCAAGCCCAAGGGCATGGTTCTCGGCACAGTACCTCGAGTGCTTGTTCTCACCAACGGCATGGGTGACCCCGGCCGCGACCCTATCTACTGGGCGTGTATGGACGAGCATGGCAAGGTGAATGAGTATGGCACCTTTAACAACCTGGCTCGGGATGAGAACCAACGCGAGGAGTTTGCTTCGCTTTGCGTACGGAAGGAGTTTGACATGGTCGGTATTTGTGGCTTTTCGGCAGACACACAACGACTCATCAAAGACGTCGAGGGCCTCATCAGCGACAAGGGTCTTATGGGCCCACCCTACCCTGACCCGAAAACTGACGAGAGTCGTGTCGATCTCTTGGACGTTGTTGTCGTCAACGATGAGGTTGCGCGCATGTACAAGGACAGCCCTCGGGGCGTCACAGACCACCCCACGTTGAATCCTCTTACTCGGTACTGTATCGCTTTGGCTCGGTACATGCAAAATCCGCTGAAGGAATATGCCGCTCTTGGCAAGGATGTGATCTCGTTGTCGATCCACCCATACCAGCAATATCTCCCGCAAGACAAGCTCCTCAAGCAGTTGGAGACGGCGATGGTTGATATGGTCAACCTTATCGGTGTTGAAATCAACGAAGCTATGAAGGATCCATATACCGCAAACTTGCTTCCCTATATCGCTGGTCTTGGCCCTCGCAAGGCGCAGCTTTTGATCAAGGGAATCAATGCCAACGGCGGTGTCGTCAATGCTCGTGACGAACTGGTTGGTGATTTCTCTCGCCACAAGATCCCAGTGTTAGGCCCAAGAGTGTGGAACAATGCCGCAAGCTTCCTCTACATCGAATACGACTCTACCCATCCTGACTCGGATCCACTGGATAACACACGTATCCATCCCGAGGACTACGACCTGGCTCGCAAGGTCGCCGCCGATGCCTTGGGTCTCGACGAAGAGGATGTCAAGGCCGAGACGGACCTTAATGGACCAGCCGCTATCGTTCGCAAACTCTTCAATGATGATGTCCAAGAAAAGGTGAATGAGCTGATCCTCGAGGAGTACGCCGAGCAGTTGGAGCGCGAGTACTCGCAACGGAAGCGCGCCACGCTTGAGGCTATCAGGGCAGAGCTGCAAGTGCCGTTCGAAGAGCTTCGCAAGAACTTTGTAACTCTTACTGGCGACCAGATCTTCACCATGTTCACCGGTGAGACCAGGGAGTCGCTTTGCGAGGGTATGATTGTGCCAGTCAATGTCCGCGTTGTGAAGGATGACTTCGCTATCGTCAAGCTCGACTGCGGCATCGAAGGCAGAATTGAGGCTCATGAAACCTCGCACCGCCACTCCGTCAAGGATGTTTTGAGCGTGGGCCAGACGGTTCAAGCCAAGCTCATCGACGTCAACCGCAAGGACATGACCTGCAAGCTCACCATGCGGGAAGAGGAGATGCGCAGACCTTATCGCAAGAACTATGATCACGGCCGGGATCAATGGGATTATAGACTGGAAGATGCCGACCGTGAGGAGCTGCGCGAGAAGGACAGGGTGACGGGACGCACTCAGAGGGTCATCAAGCACCCGCTTTTCAAGCCTTTCAACAGCACCCAGGCCGAGGAATATCTCGGCGGGCAACCCCCCGGAGAGGTTGTCATTCGGCCATCGTCCAAGGGTAATGACCACCTTACCATCACGTGGAAGGTGGCCGACGGTGTCCACCAGCATATTGACGTGCTGGAGCTCCAAAAGGACAATGAATTCTCTGTGGGCAAGGTCCTCAAGGTCGGGAGCAAGTACACATACACCGATCTGGACGAGTTGATTGTCGACCACGTCAAGGCCATGGCGAAGAAGGTCGATGAGCTGATGCAGCATGAGAAGTTCCAGAAGGGATCGCGTGCCGATCTTG AAAAATGGCTCACAACATATATCGATGCCAATCCAACTCGTTCCACCTACGCCTTCTGCATCGACAAGAAGCACCCGGGCTATTTCCACCTGTGCTTCAAGGCGTCCAAGAATTCCAAAGTCAACGGATGGGTGGTCCGTGTCGTACCCCATGCTTACGAGCTGATGAAGAACGCCTACCCGGATATGAGAGCTCTCACGAACGGGTTCAAGCTCCGGTATCAAAGCGAAATGCTGAAGATGCAGcagggtggcggtggaggagggggccaGAGACGCTAG
- a CDS encoding uncharacterized protein (EggNog:ENOG503NZFE; COG:C): MPDLMKAVDIKNGKGPASALFINPSTPIPHPPAGHALVRIKAFGLNRMDLLQREGNYPLPPQAPSTLGVEFSGTIVSFGGDEPNQEHEHFKKGDEVFGLAYGGAYAEYISVSTRMLLHKPNWLSFEQAAGIPETWITALQALDFVLGGAEGKTILWHAGASSVSISGIQLSRVSGAKEIYATAGTGEKIKFIEGTLGAMKGFNYKSEDWVKGVLEATGGKGVDLIVDFVGGSYFEKNLDVVARDGRLVMLGLMEGMQTPDRVNIGKLLYKRVRVEGSTLRSRDEEYQGKLRDRLEQEYLPKFEKGELKVFVDRVLPWEEIQKGHEVLEGNETMGKVICTIS; this comes from the exons ATGCCTGATCTCATGAAAGCAGTCG ACATCAAAAACGGCAAAGGCCCCGCCTCAgccctcttcatcaacccctccacccccatcccccatcccccagcAGGCCACGCCCTCGTCAGAATCAAGGCCTTTGGCCTCAACCGTATGGATCTCCTCCAAAGAGAAGGGAActaccccctccctccccaggcACCGTCCACCCTAGGAGTAGAATTCAGCGGCACGATCGTCTCTTTCGGTGGAGACGAGCCAAACCAGGAACATGAGCACTTCAAGAAGGGAGACGAGGTCTTCGGTTTGGCTTATGGTGGGGCGTATGCGGAGTACATCTCTGTCTCTACCCGGATGCTCTTGCATAAACCGAACTGGTTGTCGTTTGAGCAGGCGGCTGGGATACCAGAGACGTGGATTACCGCGCTTCAAGCGTTGGATTTTGTGCTGGGGGGTGCGGAGGGGAAGACGATACTGTGGCATGCTGGGGCGAGCTCGGTGTCGATTTCGGGGATACAGCTGTCGAGAGTGTCGGGGGCGAAGGAGATATATGCTACGGCTGGCACGGGGGAGAAGATCAAGTTCATTGAGGGGACGTTGGGGGCGATGAAGGGGTTTAATTACAAGAGCGAGGATTGGGTGaagggggttttggaggctacgggtgggaagggggtggatcTTATTGTTGATTTTGTTGGGGGGAGTTACTTTGAGAAGAATCTGGATGTGGTGGCGAGGGATGGGAGGCTTGTGAtgctggggttgatggagggcATGCAGACGCCGGATAGGGTTAATATTGGGAAGCTGCTGTAtaagagggtgagggtggaggggagtaCGTTGAGGAGTAGGGATGAGGAGTATCAGGGGAAGCTGAGGGATAGGTTGGAGCAGGAGTATCTTCCAAAGTTTGAGAAGGGTGAGCTGAAGGTGTTTGTTGATAGGGTTTTGCCTTGGGAGGAGATTCAGAAGGGACatgaggtgttggaggggaatGAGACCATGGGGAAGGTCATTTGCACAATCTCATAA
- a CDS encoding uncharacterized protein (EggNog:ENOG503NYW9; COG:Q) — MPISELDLATRAPESDAAEDQQDSPALSAIAAPTPPPEQPQLCDNCVSDRPTPAGSGVPQGELTTLGGIDVYITKPPSYPSTPARLLLLLTGGTGLKSTNNQLQADLFSIEGNYVVVMPDLFSGDPAPNSQVKEDDPDIQAGDGGGFLGMFKLKAVETAKSFMIDMWLARHTEDKILPIIHKVLDAAKEEFADAVGNGGGVYAVGYCIGGRYVLLLGQQREKRGEDVEQGDVKEGPWIKAGAVAHATMVSRQDFVGLKAPVSLVNVESDPMFPDEVRVAGEDEMRKVGVEHEVKVYPGVPHGFAVVGEYEDGNIKEAQKTAYGQMLKWLQHH; from the exons ATGCCTATCTCAGAACTTGATCTAGCTACCCGAGCTCCCGAGAGCGACGCTGCCGAAGACCAGCAAGACTCTCCAGCTCTTTCTGCCATTGCcgctccaactcctcctccggaGCAACCACAACTATGCGACAACTGCGTATCTGACAGACCAACTCCAGCTGGCAGTGGAGTGCCACAAGGAGAGCTCACTACTCTCGGCGGGATAGAT GTCTACATaaccaaacccccatcctacccctccaccccagcccGGCTACTCCTCCTCTTAACAGGCGGCACCGGTCTCAagtcaaccaacaaccagctcCAGGCCGACCTCTTCTCCATCGAGGGCAACTACGTCGTCGTCATGCCAGATCTCTTCTCTGGCGACCCGGCGCCAAATTCCCAGGTCAAGGAAGACGACCCCGACATCCAAGCCGGCGATGGGGGAGGCTTCTTAGGGATGTTTAAACTCAAGGCTGTGGAGACGGCCAAGAGCTTCATGATTGACATGTGGCTTGCGCGACACACCGAAGACAAGATCCTACCCATCATCCACAAGGTTCTGGACGCGGCAAAGGAGGAGTTTGCGGATGCGGTTGGGaatggtgggggggtgtaTGCGGTGGGGTATTGCATAGGGGGACGGTATGTCCTGTTACTGGGGCAACagagggagaaaaggggggaggatgtggagcagGGGGATGTCAAGGAGGGACCGTGGATCAAGGCGGGTGCGGTGGCGCATGCGACGATGGTGTCGAGGCAGGATTTTGTGGGGTTGAAGGCGCCGGTTAGCTTGGTCAATGTGGAGAGCGATCCTATGTTTCCTGATGAGGTGAgggttgctggggaggatgagatgaggAAGGTGGGGGTGGAGCATGAGGTGAAGGTTTATCCTGGGGTTCCGCATG GTTTTGCTGTTGTGGGGGAGTATGAGGATGGGAATATCAAGGAGGCGCAGAAGACGGCGTATGGACAGATGTTGAAGTGGTTACAGCATCATTGA